Proteins co-encoded in one Bacillus paramycoides genomic window:
- a CDS encoding HD-GYP domain-containing protein yields MIKGIKNIETKEPIKMFLLVPCSILLFDNIYQHFILRKDFSLQKLLFELVFLFIFISFILYNKCLQKMNKQMFTKYIFLGVSIIYLLAYDLMFIRNPDASLHIPYLECFLVISAPLFLSIQYLLWVSICMVCRFLIAIYYFDINYPISLILLFLTIFVTSFFVFLSLKFLVQKIKASYEKQMKETALSIMRIMELKDQYTKGHSERVANYATILAKETNEYDDNSLKQFHFICLLHDIGKIGIPDEVLKKASSLTEEEYNLIKTHPQLGLEVFKNISLIKGGEDIILSHHERWDGKGYPQKLKGNQIPLCARIVAIADAFDAMTSSRAYRSALSPEEAYRRIIEGSGTQFDPSMVEIFKKVFPLWEKVVPNSFR; encoded by the coding sequence ATGATTAAAGGGATTAAAAATATTGAAACGAAAGAACCGATAAAAATGTTTCTATTGGTTCCCTGTAGTATTCTTTTGTTTGATAATATTTATCAACATTTTATTCTTAGAAAGGATTTTTCACTACAGAAACTTTTATTTGAACTCGTATTTTTATTTATTTTTATTTCATTTATTTTATATAATAAGTGTTTACAAAAAATGAATAAACAAATGTTTACAAAATATATTTTTCTTGGAGTAAGTATTATTTATCTTTTGGCATACGATCTTATGTTTATACGTAATCCAGATGCTTCTTTACATATCCCTTATTTAGAGTGCTTCTTAGTAATTTCTGCACCTTTATTTTTAAGTATTCAGTATCTGCTATGGGTATCTATTTGTATGGTATGTAGATTTTTAATTGCTATTTATTATTTTGACATTAACTATCCAATATCATTAATACTATTGTTTCTAACAATTTTTGTTACGTCATTTTTTGTATTTCTTTCATTAAAATTTTTAGTACAAAAAATCAAAGCATCCTATGAAAAACAAATGAAAGAAACAGCTTTATCAATAATGAGGATAATGGAATTAAAGGACCAATATACGAAAGGACATAGTGAACGTGTAGCCAATTATGCTACGATTCTTGCTAAAGAAACAAATGAATATGATGATAATTCTTTAAAACAATTTCATTTTATTTGTTTATTACATGATATAGGAAAAATAGGTATTCCTGATGAAGTTTTAAAGAAAGCATCTTCTCTTACAGAAGAAGAATATAATCTTATTAAGACACACCCACAATTAGGATTAGAAGTTTTTAAAAATATATCTTTAATAAAAGGTGGTGAAGATATAATTCTTTCTCATCATGAAAGATGGGATGGAAAGGGCTATCCTCAAAAATTAAAAGGAAATCAAATACCATTATGCGCAAGAATTGTTGCAATAGCAGATGCATTCGATGCCATGACTTCTTCAAGAGCATATCGTTCGGCTCTATCTCCTGAAGAAGCTTATAGACGTATCATAGAAGGGTCTGGTACACAATTTGATCCTTCCATGGTAGAGATTTTCAAAAAGGTGTTTCCTTTGTGGGAAAAAGTGGTCCCAAATTCGTTTCGTTAA
- a CDS encoding S-layer homology domain-containing protein, whose translation MYTKLLKSITSLSLIGGALLFTNGSDVRAAEASIFSDVPTSHWSYPAIKDLAGKNIISGYGNGKFGFGDVATREQVAALIYRVLVPNKQGGTFSNDGARYVLQDGSTLNNPYRDIRSGSTMFPEEVLTLTKLGVFKGDANGGFRPKDSVSRAEMAQILTNAFHLSAKQKHTFNDVPSGFWGENAISAVQSNGIASGTGEGKFEPYSTVKREQYAQFLYNTLKYKKPEVAVRDTGDAALLAAFKDEVQKRINTYETNISLPYKTTNSNTKEVMDTLFNAYKEVASKNEYTNFNRSNVSYGLSGSPGNYTFTLKITYRETKEQTEYVMKQAKAIVSSITQAGMDDHEKVKAIHDYVVKHVSYDTSYKAYTAYEALVNRSAVCQGYALLTYQLLKEAGIENHFVVGTGDGQPHAWNLVKIENKWYHLDTTFDDPVPDEQGRVTYSYFNLSDEQIARNHEWNRVDYPQATTNYYSTLTNKIAAGGTKTPAYQQILKDTKLNYLGNEYIANNYNEFKNKMQQRYNENSPKIEILYKQSMDGALQDVKKAIGEIGYPQGANRVSYKAEPYNAKEGYSLVTITFM comes from the coding sequence ATGTACACAAAACTATTAAAATCAATTACATCATTATCACTTATTGGTGGTGCTTTACTGTTTACAAATGGCAGTGATGTGAGAGCTGCTGAGGCGAGTATTTTTTCTGATGTGCCTACATCGCATTGGTCGTATCCGGCGATTAAAGATTTAGCGGGTAAAAACATTATTTCTGGTTATGGAAATGGGAAGTTTGGTTTCGGTGATGTTGCGACGAGAGAACAAGTTGCAGCTTTAATTTATCGTGTGTTAGTACCGAATAAGCAGGGTGGTACGTTTAGTAATGACGGTGCTCGTTATGTATTACAAGATGGATCCACTTTAAATAATCCGTATCGAGATATTCGTTCAGGTTCAACAATGTTTCCAGAAGAGGTTTTAACGCTAACGAAATTAGGGGTTTTTAAAGGTGATGCAAATGGGGGATTTAGACCGAAAGATTCTGTTAGCCGGGCAGAAATGGCGCAAATTCTTACAAACGCTTTCCATCTTTCTGCGAAACAAAAGCACACATTTAACGATGTTCCAAGTGGTTTTTGGGGTGAAAATGCAATTAGTGCAGTGCAGTCAAACGGGATTGCTTCTGGTACAGGTGAAGGGAAATTTGAGCCATACAGTACGGTAAAACGTGAACAATATGCACAGTTTTTATATAATACTTTGAAGTATAAAAAGCCAGAAGTTGCGGTGCGAGATACAGGGGATGCGGCATTATTAGCAGCATTTAAAGATGAAGTGCAAAAGCGTATTAATACGTATGAAACGAATATTTCACTTCCGTATAAAACGACAAATAGTAATACAAAAGAAGTAATGGATACACTTTTTAATGCCTATAAAGAAGTTGCAAGTAAAAATGAGTATACGAACTTTAATAGATCGAATGTTTCATATGGACTTTCTGGATCACCTGGAAATTATACGTTTACGTTAAAGATTACATATCGTGAAACGAAAGAACAAACAGAATATGTAATGAAGCAAGCAAAGGCAATCGTTTCTTCTATTACGCAAGCTGGAATGGATGATCACGAAAAAGTGAAGGCGATTCATGATTATGTCGTAAAACACGTTTCTTACGATACGTCTTATAAAGCTTACACAGCATATGAAGCACTTGTAAATCGTTCTGCGGTTTGCCAAGGTTATGCACTATTAACCTATCAATTATTAAAAGAAGCTGGAATTGAGAATCATTTTGTAGTAGGAACTGGAGACGGTCAGCCTCATGCTTGGAACTTGGTGAAAATCGAAAACAAATGGTATCATCTTGATACAACCTTCGATGATCCGGTGCCAGATGAGCAGGGTCGTGTAACGTATTCTTATTTCAACTTATCAGATGAGCAAATCGCAAGAAATCATGAGTGGAATCGCGTGGACTATCCGCAAGCTACAACAAATTATTATAGTACATTAACAAATAAAATTGCGGCAGGTGGTACAAAGACCCCTGCGTATCAACAAATCTTAAAAGATACAAAGTTAAATTATTTAGGGAATGAATACATTGCAAATAACTATAATGAATTTAAAAATAAAATGCAGCAACGTTATAACGAAAATTCACCAAAGATTGAAATCCTGTATAAACAATCAATGGATGGCGCATTGCAAGATGTGAAAAAAGCAATTGGGGAAATTGGTTATCCGCAAGGGGCGAACCGTGTTTCTTATAAAGCTGAGCCGTATAATGCGAAAGAAGGATATTCTTTAGTGACGATTACGTTTATGTAA
- a CDS encoding LCI fold-containing protein yields MFKKLVVGLLATGIALTGGIGAASADTQKDVSSPKQATCSIPYEYSNGKFKRTLYYSNGVYANSFTENVCGGTITWYLKHVQNGVAFYEGNLK; encoded by the coding sequence ATGTTTAAGAAATTAGTAGTAGGGCTATTGGCAACTGGTATTGCATTAACAGGAGGAATTGGGGCAGCTTCAGCTGACACGCAAAAAGATGTGAGCTCTCCGAAGCAAGCAACATGCTCAATTCCTTATGAGTATTCTAATGGTAAATTCAAAAGAACTCTTTATTACTCAAATGGAGTATATGCTAATAGTTTTACTGAAAATGTTTGTGGCGGGACGATTACGTGGTATTTAAAACATGTTCAAAATGGAGTTGCTTTTTACGAAGGTAATTTAAAATAG
- a CDS encoding YjcZ family sporulation protein, with protein MGYGGSCGEGCGFAGGFALLVVLFILLIIIGCSCFC; from the coding sequence ATGGGATATGGTGGTAGTTGCGGCGAAGGCTGCGGTTTCGCTGGAGGATTTGCTTTACTAGTTGTATTATTTATTCTATTAATCATTATCGGATGTAGTTGTTTCTGCTAA
- a CDS encoding Rap family tetratricopeptide repeat protein, whose translation MNVQTTINNKVTELLNAWYIEIRNRNVANAYKFKKEIESSINNIEEDQNLLLYYSLLDFGYKYLIDNLSIAKNSFDQIESLGEPTDDFLSYYYHFYKAIYSNAVGNYNAAKEHYEMAENLLKSIPDEIEKAEFYYNQAVFQYHYYQAFVAFQQATKAKEIFAKHEGYEVKIGYCNNLMALACTHLKEWELAEELYISAMDIFKKVKNENGMLVVKQNLGLMYAGQNLSELAISHLNEVCEKMPENYKAIYIKGKEHFKLDENSLASVLVRKGTEICDKLELVEYQHHFKILNGRNEGLSGEKLEEIILEGIVYFEREKLWEYVKEYTEVLAVLFHKEHNFEKASYYFFSSHKASEEVFKKEALK comes from the coding sequence TTGAACGTTCAAACTACCATAAATAACAAAGTTACTGAACTGTTAAATGCCTGGTATATTGAAATTCGAAATAGAAACGTTGCGAATGCATATAAATTTAAAAAAGAAATAGAGAGTTCTATAAACAACATTGAAGAAGACCAAAATCTATTACTGTATTATTCGTTACTTGATTTTGGTTATAAATATTTAATAGATAATTTGAGTATAGCAAAAAATAGTTTTGATCAAATTGAATCTTTGGGTGAACCAACTGATGATTTTTTATCGTATTATTATCATTTTTATAAAGCGATCTACTCTAATGCAGTTGGTAATTACAATGCAGCAAAAGAGCATTATGAAATGGCAGAAAATTTACTTAAAAGTATTCCAGATGAAATTGAAAAAGCAGAGTTTTATTATAACCAAGCTGTTTTCCAATATCATTATTATCAGGCTTTTGTGGCCTTCCAACAAGCAACAAAAGCAAAAGAAATATTTGCTAAACATGAAGGGTATGAAGTGAAAATCGGTTATTGTAACAACCTAATGGCGTTAGCTTGTACACATTTGAAAGAATGGGAATTAGCTGAAGAACTTTATATTTCGGCAATGGATATCTTTAAAAAGGTTAAAAATGAAAACGGTATGTTAGTTGTAAAACAAAATTTAGGTTTAATGTATGCTGGACAGAATCTTTCGGAGTTAGCTATCAGTCATTTAAATGAGGTCTGTGAAAAAATGCCTGAAAACTATAAAGCGATATATATTAAGGGGAAAGAACATTTTAAATTAGACGAAAATTCACTAGCTTCAGTACTTGTTCGAAAAGGCACGGAGATTTGCGATAAATTAGAACTGGTAGAGTACCAACACCATTTTAAAATTTTAAATGGACGAAATGAAGGATTAAGTGGAGAAAAGCTAGAAGAAATTATATTAGAAGGTATTGTATATTTCGAAAGAGAGAAGCTTTGGGAATACGTGAAAGAATATACTGAAGTACTAGCGGTTCTATTCCATAAAGAACATAACTTTGAAAAAGCGAGTTATTATTTCTTCTCTAGCCATAAAGCGAGTGAAGAGGTTTTTAAAAAGGAGGCATTAAAATGA
- a CDS encoding DUF2812 domain-containing protein yields MMWRLKFFLDFEKEEKWLEEMAWKGYQLESNTFGYTFRYTEPEDATIRIDHRVFSRKSEFINYCTLFEDSGWEHIAGNWWSGTHYFKKVNEESKDDIFSDQMSRAGKYKRLSKTFLELAICSIPILILFMFNETINVGALANPKELYFTPGLWDKQGVSFLWAFLFETPLALMRGFAWLFIPAAIVMYLVCSYKANRLYEERR; encoded by the coding sequence ATGATGTGGAGATTGAAATTCTTTTTAGACTTTGAGAAAGAGGAAAAATGGTTAGAAGAGATGGCTTGGAAAGGCTATCAACTAGAAAGTAATACATTTGGTTATACATTTAGATATACAGAGCCGGAAGATGCGACGATTAGAATAGACCATAGGGTATTTAGTAGAAAAAGTGAATTTATTAATTACTGTACATTATTTGAAGATAGTGGATGGGAGCATATAGCTGGTAATTGGTGGTCAGGTACGCACTATTTTAAAAAGGTAAATGAGGAAAGCAAAGATGACATTTTTTCAGATCAAATGTCACGAGCAGGGAAGTATAAACGTCTATCTAAAACATTTTTAGAATTAGCTATATGCTCTATTCCGATATTAATCCTATTTATGTTTAATGAAACGATTAATGTAGGAGCACTTGCAAATCCGAAAGAACTATATTTTACGCCAGGATTATGGGATAAGCAAGGTGTATCATTTCTATGGGCATTCTTATTTGAAACACCACTTGCATTGATGAGAGGCTTTGCATGGTTGTTTATCCCTGCTGCAATTGTTATGTATTTAGTTTGTTCGTATAAAGCAAATCGATTATATGAAGAGAGAAGATGA
- a CDS encoding RrF2 family transcriptional regulator, with translation MQYSVGVEYALHCLVYLINAPSKESVGIKDLAEFQGLSETFLSKVFGKLSKADIVNSVPGVKGGYRLAKSPEDISFWDVIEAVEGPKPIFQCKNIVQNGLLYRDDACNSCEPSNSSCTINLVMLEAEEHMREFLRKKTLAWLDKELDIVLPEKIRVDTREYFKQKNSN, from the coding sequence ATGCAATATAGTGTTGGGGTTGAATATGCCTTGCATTGCCTAGTTTATTTAATCAATGCTCCTTCCAAGGAAAGTGTTGGAATAAAAGATTTGGCAGAGTTTCAAGGACTTTCTGAAACATTTCTTTCAAAAGTTTTCGGTAAATTATCTAAAGCTGACATTGTGAATTCTGTCCCAGGTGTAAAGGGAGGATATAGGTTAGCTAAGTCTCCAGAAGATATTTCTTTTTGGGATGTAATAGAGGCCGTCGAAGGCCCAAAACCTATTTTTCAATGTAAAAATATTGTACAGAATGGTCTACTATATCGAGACGACGCTTGTAATTCTTGTGAACCTAGCAATTCTTCTTGTACAATTAACTTAGTAATGCTTGAAGCAGAAGAACACATGCGTGAGTTTCTTCGTAAAAAGACTCTTGCATGGTTAGATAAAGAACTTGATATTGTTTTACCTGAAAAGATAAGGGTAGATACTCGTGAATACTTCAAACAAAAAAACTCTAACTAA
- a CDS encoding PadR family transcriptional regulator, with translation MNRDKNLPLTETTYYVLLALLEPAHGYLIMQKVEELSNQQVKIAAGTLYGAVENLLKQGLIESVKSEDKRRKVYVITERGKEVLHLDFMRMQHIIEVTKSLLHV, from the coding sequence ATGAATAGAGATAAAAATTTACCACTAACGGAAACAACGTATTACGTTCTTTTAGCTTTATTAGAGCCAGCTCATGGATATTTAATTATGCAAAAGGTGGAGGAATTAAGTAATCAACAAGTAAAGATCGCAGCGGGTACATTATATGGTGCGGTTGAAAATTTATTAAAACAAGGGTTAATAGAATCGGTAAAAAGTGAAGATAAACGAAGAAAAGTGTATGTCATTACGGAACGTGGGAAAGAAGTATTGCACTTAGACTTTATGAGAATGCAGCACATTATTGAGGTTACAAAAAGTTTATTACACGTATAG
- a CDS encoding helix-turn-helix domain-containing protein: MEFNDLGIIIKELRMKKNISQSELCHGICSQSQISKIEKGMIYPSSILLYQLSERLGIDPNNIFALTQNKRLKYIENVKYVIKDCLKQKQYKELYEIVKKEKNLNNFQTKEEKQFLIWHEAIAIFMVDRSIKTALDLLNNALKLTLTNSDFLSEREIDIMQTMAIFYAENKNYEKGINILRRCLTNFNKLDFPRDKEIKLKIMLNLAKCLDFTYQHEEAIKYVDMGIKLAINLNTLYLLGELFYLKGQYLLKIKQHNVEDVVYNWKKALFIFELTEKEYYTKMLPDELIEIQNKKQS; the protein is encoded by the coding sequence ATGGAATTTAACGATTTGGGTATTATCATTAAAGAACTTAGAATGAAAAAAAATATATCACAATCCGAATTATGTCATGGAATATGTTCACAAAGTCAAATTAGCAAGATTGAAAAAGGTATGATTTATCCATCTAGTATATTGTTATATCAATTATCAGAAAGACTTGGTATTGATCCAAATAATATATTTGCACTAACTCAAAACAAAAGATTAAAATATATAGAAAATGTAAAATACGTAATAAAAGACTGCTTAAAGCAAAAACAATATAAAGAACTTTATGAAATAGTAAAAAAAGAGAAAAACTTAAATAATTTTCAAACAAAAGAAGAGAAACAGTTTCTAATATGGCACGAAGCAATTGCTATATTTATGGTGGATAGATCAATAAAAACTGCTTTAGATCTTTTAAATAATGCATTAAAACTGACTTTAACTAATTCTGATTTTTTATCAGAAAGAGAAATAGATATTATGCAAACAATGGCTATATTTTATGCGGAAAATAAAAATTATGAAAAAGGTATTAATATATTAAGAAGATGTTTAACTAATTTTAATAAGTTAGATTTTCCTAGAGATAAAGAAATTAAATTAAAAATCATGTTAAATTTAGCAAAATGTTTAGACTTCACATATCAACATGAAGAGGCAATAAAATACGTTGATATGGGTATAAAATTAGCAATTAATCTAAATACTTTATACCTATTAGGTGAACTATTCTATTTAAAAGGTCAGTATTTATTAAAGATTAAACAACATAATGTAGAAGATGTTGTTTATAATTGGAAAAAAGCATTATTTATATTTGAACTAACAGAAAAAGAATATTATACAAAAATGCTACCAGATGAACTAATTGAAATACAAAATAAAAAACAATCATAA
- a CDS encoding FMN-dependent NADH-azoreductase: MNKTLIINAHPKVDDISSVSIKVLNHFLVSYKELIPNNETIEQINLYDDVVPMIDKTVLSAWEKQGNGQKLTDEEQKVTERMSEILQQFKSANTYVIVLPLHNFNIPSKLKDYMDNIMIARETFKYTETGSVGLLKDGRRMLVIQASGGIYTNDDWYTEVEYSHKYLKAMFNFLGIEDYQIVRAQGTAVLDPNEVLQNAYKEVEEAASRLANK; the protein is encoded by the coding sequence ATGAACAAAACACTTATTATAAACGCACATCCGAAAGTGGATGATATATCATCAGTCAGCATTAAGGTTCTTAACCACTTTTTAGTATCTTATAAAGAATTAATTCCTAATAATGAAACGATTGAACAGATTAATTTATACGATGATGTAGTACCAATGATAGATAAAACTGTTTTAAGCGCATGGGAAAAGCAAGGAAATGGACAGAAGTTAACTGATGAAGAACAAAAAGTAACAGAGCGTATGTCCGAAATTTTACAACAATTTAAAAGTGCAAATACGTATGTGATCGTATTACCTTTGCACAACTTTAATATTCCATCAAAGTTAAAAGATTACATGGACAATATCATGATTGCACGTGAAACATTTAAATATACTGAAACTGGATCAGTGGGACTACTTAAAGATGGAAGAAGAATGCTTGTTATACAAGCAAGTGGAGGAATCTATACAAATGATGATTGGTATACAGAAGTGGAATACTCTCATAAATATTTAAAAGCAATGTTTAATTTCCTTGGTATTGAAGATTATCAAATCGTTCGTGCACAAGGAACAGCAGTACTAGATCCAAATGAAGTATTACAAAACGCATATAAAGAAGTTGAAGAGGCGGCTTCTAGATTGGCTAACAAATAA
- the dhaK gene encoding dihydroxyacetone kinase subunit DhaK translates to MKKIINKPETLVMEMCNGMVMAHPELELLKKYKVIKKKEMNENKVTLISGGGSGHEPAHAGLVGKGMLDAAVCGDVFASPSQIQVYQAIKETASKKGTLLIIKNYSGDIMNFKNGAHLATEDGIEVDYVKVDDDIAVEDSLYTVGRRGVAGVILVHKIAGAAAEAGMDLGAVKVVAEKAAANVRTIGLALTSCTVPASGSPTFTLAEDEMEYGVGIHGEPGIKREKMLSADELANRMTNDLVKDLGVKDGEEIALLVNGFGGTPLQELYLFNNAVTRELAARNIKINRVFVGNYMTSIDMAGMSLTVMKLDDELKTLLSKECNTPAFKVDGPVESVEYVNVLEETEEKEVSFEIETAEEHAVIQDNVITLNNMIYLVDKMSDVIIKNEVPFCELDTHAGDGDFGMSVAKGFKQLKREWHSIVDQENVTIGSFLDGCSMIIMEHCGGASGPIWGGAFRAASKAAGEKRELAVKEFAEMLQAALQGIQSIGERSFGRGAVVGDKTLVDALAPCVDSWLASASSEEDMKTAFEKGAEAAVKGAEYTKEIVARMGRAGTVGERSLGYPDAGAHALGVIFTEIVGSLK, encoded by the coding sequence ATGAAAAAGATTATAAACAAACCAGAAACATTAGTAATGGAAATGTGCAACGGAATGGTTATGGCTCATCCAGAGCTTGAGCTTTTGAAAAAATATAAAGTGATTAAGAAGAAAGAAATGAACGAAAATAAAGTAACGTTAATTAGTGGCGGCGGTAGTGGTCATGAGCCAGCGCATGCAGGACTAGTCGGAAAAGGAATGTTAGATGCGGCAGTGTGCGGAGATGTGTTCGCGTCTCCTTCACAAATTCAGGTATATCAAGCGATTAAAGAGACAGCTAGTAAAAAAGGTACGTTATTAATTATTAAAAATTACAGCGGCGATATTATGAATTTCAAAAACGGTGCGCATTTGGCGACGGAAGATGGAATTGAAGTCGACTACGTAAAGGTAGACGATGATATTGCGGTAGAAGATAGTCTGTACACAGTAGGACGCCGCGGCGTTGCGGGCGTTATTCTCGTTCATAAAATTGCCGGCGCAGCAGCGGAAGCAGGTATGGATTTAGGAGCGGTGAAAGTTGTAGCGGAAAAAGCAGCTGCTAACGTGCGTACAATCGGTTTAGCGTTAACTTCTTGTACAGTTCCAGCGAGCGGATCACCTACTTTCACACTTGCGGAAGATGAAATGGAATACGGCGTAGGTATTCACGGCGAGCCAGGAATTAAACGTGAAAAAATGTTGTCAGCAGATGAACTAGCGAACCGTATGACAAATGATCTTGTAAAAGATTTAGGAGTGAAAGATGGCGAAGAAATTGCGCTTCTAGTTAACGGTTTTGGCGGAACACCACTGCAAGAACTTTACTTATTTAATAACGCCGTGACGAGAGAACTAGCTGCTAGAAACATTAAAATTAATAGAGTATTCGTCGGCAACTATATGACAAGTATCGATATGGCTGGTATGTCTTTAACAGTAATGAAATTAGATGATGAGTTAAAAACATTACTATCTAAAGAGTGTAATACACCGGCGTTTAAAGTAGATGGACCAGTTGAAAGTGTAGAGTACGTGAATGTACTTGAAGAGACAGAAGAGAAGGAAGTTTCATTTGAAATAGAAACAGCGGAAGAGCACGCTGTGATTCAGGATAATGTTATTACATTAAACAACATGATCTATCTCGTTGATAAAATGAGCGACGTGATTATTAAAAATGAAGTACCGTTCTGTGAGTTAGACACGCATGCTGGTGACGGCGACTTCGGAATGAGTGTGGCAAAAGGATTTAAGCAATTAAAACGCGAGTGGCATTCTATTGTAGATCAAGAGAACGTAACGATCGGATCGTTCCTTGATGGTTGTTCCATGATTATTATGGAACATTGCGGCGGCGCATCTGGTCCAATTTGGGGCGGTGCATTCCGCGCAGCTAGTAAAGCAGCAGGCGAGAAGCGTGAGTTAGCAGTGAAAGAATTTGCTGAAATGTTACAAGCAGCACTGCAAGGCATACAATCTATCGGTGAAAGATCATTCGGTAGAGGAGCAGTAGTTGGTGATAAAACACTTGTTGACGCACTTGCTCCATGTGTAGACTCTTGGTTAGCTAGCGCTTCAAGCGAAGAAGATATGAAAACTGCCTTTGAAAAAGGAGCAGAAGCAGCCGTTAAAGGAGCAGAGTACACGAAAGAAATCGTAGCTCGCATGGGCCGCGCCGGTACAGTTGGTGAAAGAAGTTTAGGATATCCAGATGCAGGTGCACATGCACTTGGGGTTATCTTTACGGAGATTGTGGGTAGTTTGAAATAG